In Candidatus Binatus sp., the sequence GATGCGAACTAATCAAATGAGGCAAACCAGATGTCCACTTTGACCTGGCCGCAAGGCCGCCCGGTAAAGCTTGCGCCGCGTGCGAATCAGCCTTCGATCACTCTTGATATTCATGAAACCGGCGAAGGTCCGGCGGTAGTTTTCTGCCACGGATTTCCCGAGCTTGCTTACTCGTGGCGTCATCAGTTGCCCGCAGTCGCGGCGGCGGGCTTTCGAGCAATTGCACCCGATCAGCGTGGATACGCCGGGTCAAGTGCACCGCCGGCCGTCACTGATTATGGCCTCACCGAACTGACCGGCGATCTGATCGGACTCCTCGACGCGCTGAAAATCGATCGCGCGATTTTCGTTGGCCACGATTGGGGCGGTTTCGTCGCGTGGGCGATGCCGGTGCTGTATCCGGAACGCACGGCGGGCGTCATCGGAGTCTGCACGCCGTACATGGCGATGCCTCAGACGTCGTTGATGCGCAGGCTCGTCAACGGCAAAGACGAACGCATGTACATCCTGTGGTTCCAGGAACCCGGTCGCGCTGAGAGCGTGATGGATTCCCGGGCGCGGCTCATTTTCGATCGCCTGATGCGCGCGCCGCTCGAGCCCGCGGAAGCATCCAGGCGCATGATGGCGAGCGGCGAGTTGGACATGAATCCGTTCCGGCGAATCGAAGACTTCCAGCCGGAGACTCCGCCAATCGTTACTCCCGAAGAGCTGGACGTCTATGTTCGCGCCTACGAAAAAACGGGCTTTCGCGGCGGTATCAACTGGTATCGGAACATCGATCGCAATTCGCGCGAGCATCCGCAGATCGGCGTCGCGAAGCTGACCCTGCCGTGCCTGATGATCACGGCTGCATGGGATGGAGCGCTGCCGCCGCGGATGGCGGCCGGGATGCCGGCGCTATGCTCGGACCTCGAGATGCACAATATCGAGCGCGCGGGCCATTGGGTGCAGCAGGAGTTTCCCGACGCGGTGAATGAAACGATCGTCGATTGGCTTAAGCGCCGCTTCAAAAAACCCTGACCGCTTCCCCGCGAGTAGAGTTACGCGCGGCTTTATTCATTTTCGCCCGCTTAATGTTATGGTGAAGCCGAGTCGCGCCGACTCGGAGGGCACAATCATGGGTGTATTGTCAGGTTACCGCGTCATTGAACTAGCCGGAATCGGACCCGGACCGATGTGTGCGATGCTGCTGTCGGACATGGGCGCCGACGTGCTGCGGATCGATCGCACCGCCGACGTCGGCCTGGGCATCGCCGCGACGGACAACAGATATAATCTGCTCAATCGCGGCCGCCGTTCGGTCGCGCTCGATTTGAAACGTCCCGAGGCAATCGAAGCCGTGCTCAAGATGGTCGAGAAGGCCGACGCGCTGATCGAAGGCTTTCGTCCCGGCGTCACCGAACGCTTAGGCCTCGGCCCCGATACCTGTATGAAGCGCAATCCGCGCCTGATTTACGGCCGCATGACTGGATGGGGACAAGAGGGGCCGATGGCGCTCGCAGCCGGCCACGATATCAATTACATCGCGCTGTCCGGCGCGCTCCACAGTATTGGCCGCACTGGCGACAAGCCGGTTCCGCCGCTTAACCTGGTCGGCGATTTCGGCGGTGGCGCGCTCTATCTTGCGCTCGGCGTGGTCGCGGGATTGCTCGAGGCGCAGAAGTCCGGCAAGGGCCAGGTCGTCGATGCGGCGATGGTCGATGGCGCCGCCTCGCTGATGACCGCGATCTACGGGATGCACGGGTCGGGGATGTGGAACGACGAGCGCGGCGAAAATATCCTCGACACCGG encodes:
- a CDS encoding alpha/beta fold hydrolase, which gives rise to MSTLTWPQGRPVKLAPRANQPSITLDIHETGEGPAVVFCHGFPELAYSWRHQLPAVAAAGFRAIAPDQRGYAGSSAPPAVTDYGLTELTGDLIGLLDALKIDRAIFVGHDWGGFVAWAMPVLYPERTAGVIGVCTPYMAMPQTSLMRRLVNGKDERMYILWFQEPGRAESVMDSRARLIFDRLMRAPLEPAEASRRMMASGELDMNPFRRIEDFQPETPPIVTPEELDVYVRAYEKTGFRGGINWYRNIDRNSREHPQIGVAKLTLPCLMITAAWDGALPPRMAAGMPALCSDLEMHNIERAGHWVQQEFPDAVNETIVDWLKRRFKKP
- a CDS encoding CaiB/BaiF CoA-transferase family protein — protein: MGVLSGYRVIELAGIGPGPMCAMLLSDMGADVLRIDRTADVGLGIAATDNRYNLLNRGRRSVALDLKRPEAIEAVLKMVEKADALIEGFRPGVTERLGLGPDTCMKRNPRLIYGRMTGWGQEGPMALAAGHDINYIALSGALHSIGRTGDKPVPPLNLVGDFGGGALYLALGVVAGLLEAQKSGKGQVVDAAMVDGAASLMTAIYGMHGSGMWNDERGENILDTGAHYYEVYETKDKKFVSIGSIEAKFYEELLRLSGLKGEELPRQQDRQSWPKMKERLTNLFLSKTRDEWCKIMEGSDICFAPVLSMTEAPKHPHNKHRGTFVETGGVVQPGPAPRFSRTPSAIQRPPARPGEHTEEALRDWGFGATDLDNLRKCGAIATGSPGK